In a single window of the Candidatus Nanopelagicales bacterium genome:
- a CDS encoding DUF2510 domain-containing protein has protein sequence MSNPMPGWYPDPEDPRRQRFWDGTRWTDARAYPAVVPGPEGAAVVTDPAVETAQRSTNWLLIILVVLAAVIAAALLWFFLLRDTSQPTPVPTAPPTTAPTLAPPTKAPKTPTEAPTLPPTVPPTPPTLPPTEAPTIPSP, from the coding sequence ATGTCGAATCCCATGCCCGGGTGGTATCCGGACCCCGAGGATCCCCGGCGGCAACGGTTCTGGGACGGCACCCGGTGGACCGACGCCCGCGCCTACCCGGCAGTCGTGCCCGGCCCGGAGGGCGCAGCGGTCGTCACCGACCCGGCCGTTGAGACGGCACAGCGCTCGACGAACTGGCTGCTGATCATCCTGGTTGTCCTGGCCGCCGTCATCGCCGCCGCACTGTTGTGGTTCTTCCTCCTGCGGGACACGTCTCAACCGACTCCCGTTCCGACCGCGCCACCGACGACGGCGCCCACGTTGGCGCCACCGACCAAGGCGCCCAAGACTCCCACCGAGGCGCCGACTCTGCCGCCGACTGTCCCACCGACCCCTCCCACTCTCCCGCCCACCGAGGCGCCGACCATACCTTCGCCCTGA